Proteins from a genomic interval of Euleptes europaea isolate rEulEur1 chromosome 16, rEulEur1.hap1, whole genome shotgun sequence:
- the OLFM4 gene encoding olfactomedin-4 codes for MEKTSISYTELDFQLVKLEIAEMDKLVTQLKSTLTGSNVIVEQLYEEIKNMSLMVNALETLDKHNILAIRREIVALQSKLKECERDKNQTGNSIPYFPPGSCNHGGILNISQPYVIQLNWRGFAYKYGAWGRDYSPLYPEKDLFWVAPLNTDGRYMEYYRLHRSYDDLLLYKNAKDYRIQYGEGSGTAVYKNYMYFNSHSSRDMSKLDLNTNTVVLKKTLPGAAYNNRFSYAGVSWQDMDFAVDEDGLWVIYSTEASTGNIVISRLNETTLEVLNTWQTKQYKPSVSSAFIVCGVLYATRTVNTRKEEIFYTYDTNTGEEGRMSIIIDKVMETIQSINYSPGDQKLYVYNDGYLLSYNLFFQPHRLL; via the exons ATGGAGAAGACCAGCATTTCTTACACTGAGCTGGACTTTCAGTTGGTGAAACTTGAAATCGCTGAAATGGATAAACTGGTCACCCAGCTGAAGAGCACGCTAACCGGGAGCAACGTGATTGTCGAGCAGCTGTACGAAGAG ATTAAGAATATGAGCCTCATGGTGAATGCACTGGAAACCCTGGACAAGCACAACATCCTGGCAATCCGCCGAGAAATCGTGGCTCTCCAGAGTAAACTGAAGGAGTGTGAAAGGGACAAAAACCAGACCGGCAACAGCATTCCCTACTTCCCCCCTG GAAGCTGCAATCATGGTGGAATCCTGAACATCAGCCAGCCCTATGTGATTCAGCTGAACTGGAGAGGATTTGCCTACAaatatggagcctggggaagggattACTCTCCCCTTTACCCCGAGAAAGATCTCTTCTGGGTTGCTCCACTGAATACTGATGGGAGATACATGGAATATTATAGACTTCACCGTTCCTATGACGATTTGCTGCTCTACAAAAACGCAAAGGATTATCGAATCCAGTACGGAGAAGGGAGTGGTACAGCCGTCTACAAAAATTACATGTATTTTAACTCACATAGTTCAAGAGATATGAGTAAGCTGGATTTAAACACAAACACTGTTGTGCTGAAAAAAACTCTTCCGGGGGCTGCCTATAACAATCGGTTCTCCTACGCGGGCGTATCCTGGCAAGATATGGATTTTGCCGTGGATGAGGATGGGCTGTGGGTGATTTACTCCACAGAAGCCAGCACCGGTAACATTGTGATCAGCAGACTCAACGAGACAACTCTGGAAGTGCTCAATACGTGGCAAACAAAACAGTACAAGCCGTCCGTATCGAGCGCTTTCATTGTGTGTGGGGTGCTGTACGCCACGAGGACAGTCAATACCAGGAAAGAGGAAATCTTTTACACTTACGACACAAACACAGGGGAAGAAGGCAGGATGAGCATCATTATAGATAAAGTGATGGAAACAATTCAGAGCATTAACTACAGCCCCGGCGATCAGAAACTGTACGTGTACAACGACGGCTACCTTCTGTCGTATAATCTATTTTTCCAGCCTCATCGGCTGTTATAA